The segment TTCCGGCGCCGCACTGGCCTTCGTAACATCGTTCGACGAAGCTGTAATCACTCTCTTTTTGTCCCCAAGTCCGGCCTACTACACGGTTCCCCGCAAAATGTGGTCCGGCCTGCGTGAACAGATCAGTCCTACCATTCTGGCCGTCGCCACCACCTGGATCGTTCTCTCTTTGGTGCTGATGATCCTTATGGGAGTGCTGCGGCGCCAGTCCGCCAAGCGGTCGGCAAAACCAGTCGACTAACTGAGCAAACGGAGCTCCGGCCTGCTTCGTAACTCATAACGAATACGTGGGAAAGACGACCCGCTGACCATCGCTGTCGGCAACGATCCCTTCGAACGGCGTGGGGCGACGCAGGTTCCAAGTTGGCAGGTTGGTGCACTCCACGACGTGCCCCGAAAGAGCTGGAGAGATCCGCCATTCCGGGCGACCTATTGCAGAACGAAAGTGCTCTTAGCCGACCGGCTCGTGCAGTCTAGGTCGAGTGCCCCGCGTTCAAAGGGGATCGAATAACAAAGCTCCTCGCCGAGAAAGCCTCTGCCATCGTCGTTTCGGTCCAGCCAGGTTATTTTCGGTCGGTCGACATCGCGACCGAAGGAAGCTCTCGATTTCCGTCATGGCCGGGATCAATCTGACGACGCTTTCCCCGCAAATTGGAACGGAGCGCATCGTCCGATCCCTGCCGAATGCTGCGGCAGAAGTCAGGCAGTCCTACACACCACGGGTCGCGTCGCCGAACCTAACGGATAAGGATCGCGTCGTCGCAGAGCGCATTATTTCCGCTTGGGGCGAAGCTGACGAGTTGCGTTCGGTACTCGACGTGGCTTATTTCATTGGATTAACAGTTTCAGGTCCTGCATTTCCCGCTCTGCTCGCCCGGGCAATGGCGCGAGATGCTGTGGCGAGGGTGATTGATCCGGGTCGTTTGCGTGCAGGCCGTCATGCCCGTGCTGAAAGGTGCCGAGGCACTCTTTCAACCCAGTTCCGACGGACCTGAGGATTGGTCAAAAGGTTCGTTGATAACAGAGGCATCACCTCGGCAGCGCTGGAGCGATGATCGCCGGCAACTTTGAGACTGCGGTCAGCAATGGCCTTGAGCCGGCGCTTGCCCGATCATACTTGCTCGGACCTGACGAAAGCAGAGCCGACTGATCATCGCTTGCTTTCCCTTATTCTGTCCCGAAGCCGGCCCGGGGTGATTGAGAAGCGCGCAGTGAACACTTTGGAAAAATGACCAGCACTAGAAAATCCGGTGGCGAACGCGATCTCGGAGACCGACAGCGGGCTCTGCTCCAAAAGACGGCGTGCGTGATCCAGGCGGACGTTTCGATACGCTTCAAGAAATCCGATTTCCAAGTGGTCTGCGAACAATCTGTTTAGGTGGCGAACGCTGACGCCAGCGACCTTCGCCATAGCGTCGCGGGATAATGGCTGTTCGATGGCCGCTTCCATCTTTTCCAGGATCGTCAGCAGCGCCGGATGATGGGTGCCGAAGCGCTCCGCCGCCGAGCTGCGCTGCGACGCGGTGGGCTCACCGACCGCCGTGTGGAGATACCAATCGCTAACTCGGCGAGCGAAATGCGAGCCCATCCGCTCGGAAATCATCGCATGCATCATGTCGAGCGGCGCTATACCACCCCCGCAGGTGATCCGGTCGCCGTCTATGACATAGCGCGCCTGCCGGGGCGACAGACGTGGAAAGGCTTCCTTCAGAAGCCCGGCATGTTCCCAGTGAATGGTAAAGTCGCGATTGTCCAGGAGGCCTGCTGCAGCCAGAAGGTAGGCACCCGAGGATATGCCGCCGATCCTGATTCCTTGCCGCGAGAGCTTGCGCAGCGTGCCATAAAGCCCTTCCCGATCCACCCAATCGCGGGGGCTGCCGCCGGCACAGACGAAAAGCGTATGGCAAGCGCTGCCTTGGACCAGCAGGTCGCCGCATTCGACATTGAGGCCCGACGAGCTTCGCACCGGGTCGCCAGAGGAAGAAACCGGCACCGCATCATAGAGCGGTATGCCGGCGATTAGGTTCGCAGCGCGCAAGGGCTCGCTGGCGGACGCATAGGACATCAGCGCGAAATTTGGCACGAGCAGAAAGCCAATGCGGTGGAGGGCATTTGTTTCAATCGACACCATGGCCCAATTTTACTTCACGACGTCCTATCTGTGCAATTCAGATCGGAAAACTCGGCCTAGGCTGTGGGGCATCACCTCGATTGCGGGCATTACATGCGATACTCGGCTCTATCCCTATTTCTCAACGCGCTTCGCGGCAACAAGGCTTGGGCGCCGGCCTGGCGCCAGCCGGATCCGAAGTCCCGTTACGACGTGATCATCGTCGGTGGCGGTGGCCACGGCCTGGCGACCGCCTATTATCTCGCCAAGGAATTCGGGATCACCAATGTCGCCGTGCTGGAAAAAGGCTATATCGGCGGCGGAAACGTCGGCCGCAACACGACGATTATCCGTTCGAACTACCTGCTGCCGGGCAATAATCCCTTCTACGAACTGTCGATGAAGCTCTGGGAAGGCTTGGAGCAGGACTTCAATTTCAATGCCATGGTCTCCCAGCGCGGCGTGCTGAATCTCTACCATTCCGATGCGCAGCGCGACGCCTATACGCGACGCGGCAATGCCATGCTGCTGCACGGCGTCGATGCGGAACTGCTCGACCGCGAGGCGGTGCGCGCCAAGCTGCCATTCCTCAATTTCGACAATGCACGCTTCCCGATCCAGGGCGGCCTGCTGCAGAGGCGCGGTGGCACGGTGCGGCATGACGCGGTGGCCTGGGGCTATGCGCGCGGCGCTGACATGCGCGGCGTCGATATCATTCAGCATTGCGAAGTGACCGGCATTCGCCGCGAAAACGGCAAGGTCGTCGGCGTCGAGACAACCCGCGGTTTTGTCGGCTGTGGCGGGCTGGCGCTCACAGCCGCTGGCAATTCTTCACGCGTTGCCGAAATGGCCGACATCAAGCTGCCGATCGAGAGCCATGTGCTCCAGGCATTCGTGTCGGAAGGCCTGAAGCCCTTCCTCGACTCCGTGGTCACCTTCGGTGCGGGCCACTTCTACGTCTCGCAATCCGACAAGGGCGGCCTGGTCTTCGGCGGCGATATCGACGGCTATAATTCCTACGCCCAACGCGGCAATCTCGCCACCGTCGAGCATGTCGCTGAGGCGGGTAAGGCGATGATCCCAGGCATTTCCCGTGTGCGCGTGCTGCGCTCCTGGGGCGGCGTCATGGACATGTCAATGGACGGCTCGCCGATCATCGACCGTACCCATATCGACAATCTCTACCTCAATGCCGGCTGGTGCTATGGCGGCTTCAAGGCGACGCCGGCATCGGGCCTCTGCTTTGCGCATCTCATGGCACGGGGCACGCCGCACGAGACCGCTCGCGCCTTCCGGCTCGACCGTTTCGAGCGCGGCTATCTGATCGATGAAAAGGGCCAAGGCGCCCAGCCCAACCTTCACTGACCCTCAAGGTAGTTGCACGATGGCAAGTCTCATCCCCTGCCCCCATTGCGGCTCCCGGCCGAAGGAAGAATTCACCGTGAAGGGCGCGGCGCTCGCCCGGCCCGCGCCCGACGCCGGCAAGGAAGCCTGGGTGGACTATGTCTATCTGCGCGACAACCCGCGTGGTGTCTATGAGGAATACTGGCACCATACCTCCGGCTGCCGCCGCTGGCTGGTGGTGACCCGCGATACCGCCACCCACGAGATAGAAGCGAGCCGCGATGCGGCGCTCGCGCAAGGATAGGCGCCCATGACATCGTACCGTTTGCAGAATGGCGGCATTATCGACCGCCAGGCGAGCCTGTCTTTTTCCTTTGATGGCAAAAGAATGCTCGGCTTTGCCGGCGACAGCCTCGCCTCGGCGCTGCTCGCCAACGGACAGCTTCTGGTCGGTCGCAGCTTCAAGTATCACCGTCCGCGTGGCATCCTGACCGCCGGTGCCGCCGAGCCGAATGCGCTGGTGACCATCGGTCGGGGCGGCCGCACCGAGCCGAATACCCGCGCCACCATGCAGGAGCTATTTCAGGGACTGGAAGCGAAGAGCCAGAACCGCTGGCCGTCACTTGATTTCGACATCGGCTCGCTGAACAGCCTGTTGTCGCCCTTCCTCGGCGCCGGCTTCTACTACAAGACATTCATGTGGCCGGCCCCATTCTGGGAAAAGGTTTACGAGCCCTTCATCCGCAAGGCCGCCGGTCTCGGCAAGGCAAGCTATGAGGCGGATCCGGATACCTATGAGAAATGCTGGGCGCATTGCGACCTTCTGATCATCGGCGCCGGCCCTGCCGGCCTTGCCGCTGCGCTGACTGCCGGACGATCCGGCGCGCGGGTGATCCTGGCCGACGAGCATTCGATGCTCGGCGGTTCGCTCCTGTCGGAAACAGCCAGGATCGGCGACGCGACCGCGGTGGAATTCGTCCGCCAAATGACGGCCGAGCTGGAATCGCTCCCGAACATACGCATCCTCGACCGCACCACTGTGTTCGGCTGGTACGACGGCAACGTGTTCGGCGCGGTCGAACGAGTGCAGAAGCACGTCGCTTTGCCGCAGGCGAAACTCCCGGTCGAGCGGCTGTGGCGCATCGCCGCGAAGCAGGCGCTTCTGGCGACCGGTGCCGAGGGACGCCCGTTGGTCTTCGGCGGCAACGACATTCCGGGCGTGATGATGGCAGGCGCGATGCGCACCTATCTCAATCGCTATGGCGTTGCGCCCGGCCGTGAGGTGGCGATCTTTACCACGAACGACAGCGGCTATGCGCTCGCTCTTGATCTCGAAGCGCGGGGCATCGTGCCTGTGGCGATCATCGACAGTCGCGCAGAAGGCTGTCCGGCCTATGCAGGCAGGGGACGGGTCCTCAAGGGTGCGCTAGTATCGGATGCCAAGGGCGGCAAGGCCCTCTCGGCCATCGAAATTTTGAAGGGCGGCTCCAAGGAAACCCTGAAAGTAGATGCGCTCGCGGTGGCCGGCGGCTTCAGCCCCATCATTCATATTGCCTGCCATCGTGGCGGCAAGCCCGTTTGGTCCGACGAGCAGGCTGCATTTCTTGCGCCGGAGAGGCTGAACGGTTTGCAGCTGGCAGGCGCGGCCTTAGGCGCGGCGGGCATTGCCGCTTCGCTGGCAATAGGCGCAGCCAAAGCCTCGGTTATGGTCTCAGACATGGGCTTCTCGGCGACGCCGGTCAGTTTAGGTACGGTTGAAGGCGACATGGCAGCGCAGACGCGTCCGACCAAGGCGCTGTGGACCATTCCGGGCGTCAAGGGCAAGGCCTTTGTCGACTTCCAGAACGATATACATCGCAAGGATCTCGGCCTCGCCGTGCAGGAAGGCTATGGCGACGTGGAGCTGGCCAAGCGCTACACGACGTTGGGCATGGCGACCGATCAGGGCAAGCTCTCCAACGTCAACGCCATTGGTCTGCTCGCCGAAGCGCGCGGCGTCTCGCCTGCGGATGTCGGCACGACGACCTTCCGTCCCTTCTATACGCCGGTCTCCTTCGGAGCGCTCACCGGCGCCTATCACGGTTTCCACTTTCAGCCGGTGCGCAAGTCGCCGCTGCATGACTGGGCCAAGAAAAACGACGCGGTCTTTGTCGAGACCGGCCTCTGGTATCGTTCCTCCTGGTTCCGACGTTACGGCGAGACAACCTGGCGCGAAAGTGTCGACCGCGAAGTCAAGAACGCCCGCATCAATGCCGGCCTTTGTGATGTGTCCATGCTTGGCAAGATCGAGGTCTGCGGCAAAGATGCCGCCGAATTCCTCAAGCGCGTCTATTCAAACGCCTTTTTGAAACTGCCGGTCGGCAAGGCGCGCTATGGCCTGATGTTGCGTGAAGACGGCATGATCCATGACGACGGCACGACCAGCCGCCTGTCGGACCATCATTTTTTCATGACCACCACTACGGCTTATGCTGCAGGCGTCATGAATCACCTCGAATTCTGCTCGCAGGCATTGTGGCCGGAACTCGACGTACGGCTTGCGTCGGCAACCGACCAGTGGGCGCAGATGGCGATCGCCGGGCCGAAATCCCGAACGATCCTGCAGAAGATCGTCGACGAAGATATTTCGAATGCGGCCTTCCCGTTCCTCGCTGCCAAGGAAGTGTCCCTGTTCGGCGGTCAGCTCCATGGCCGCCTGTTCCGGATCTCCTTCTCCGGCGAGCTGGCTTATGAAGTGGCGGTTCCAGCCGGCTATGGCGAAAGCGTCGCCGACGCGCTGATGGAGGCGGGCCGCGAGCACGGCATCCAGCCATATGGCGTCGAGGCGCTCGGCGTCATGCGAATCGAGAAGGGTCACGTCACCCATAACGAAATCAACGGGACCGTGGTGCCGGGCGATCTCGGCTTCGGCAAGATGGTGTCCGCCGCCAAGGAGGATTTCATTGGCAAGGCCATGGTGGGCCGCGAAGGACTTGTTGCGCCTGACCGGCCGCAGCTCGTCGGTGTCATGCCGCTCGATTCTAGTACCTCCTTCCGCAATGGCTCGCATATCCTCGCAAAGGATGCGGCCCCCATACTCGAAAACGGCCAGGGCTATGTCACCTCTTCAGCCTACTCGCCGCATGTTGGCTCCACGATCGGTCTGGCGCTCGTCAAGCGCGGTTCCGAGCGGCATGGCGAGGAAGTGATGATCTGGAATGGCCTGCGCGATGAGTTCACACGCGGCCGCCTCTGCCATCCGGTTTTCGTCGATTTAGAAAATGAGAAGCTTCATGTCTGAATTCCGCGTCACCCTACGGCCCGCTCTGGCCACCATGCGTCCAATTGTTTCCGACCGGATCGCGCTAGAAGCATTGGCCGAAGGCCATGTCATTCATGTTCTCGGCAAGCCGGGCGACGAAGGTCTTGCTGCGCGTCTTGGGCTACTTTCCGACGGTTCGAAGCAGGCGGTTCGCGCCGGCGGCCCCGGCCAGTGGTTTCTCATCGGCAATCGCATGAAATCACATGCGGAGCTTTCGGCGCTATTCCAAGCGCTAAAGCCGGACGCCTTTGGCGTCGACCAAAGCCAGGGCCGCGTTCGAATGCTGGCGAAAGGCCCCATGGTCGAGCGGGTGCTGGCTAAGGGCACCGCGGTCGATCTGTCGCTTGCCGCGTTCCCGGTCGGTCACTCGACGACCACGCTGATTGGCCACATCGCGGCGCACGTGACCCGCGTGGGCGACGACGCTTTCGAAATTATGGTTCTGCGCGGCTTTGCCGAAAGCCTGTGGGATGATCTTGCCCGCATGTGCGCTGAATACGTCTGAAAACGGAAAGCTTCCATGACAATCATTATCGTAGGCGTGATCAGCTCCCCACGTGATCTCGGAGTGTCGGATACTATTGTCGGCGTTGAGGCGAGAGTATTGCGATGTCGGATGCAGTCAGGCTTAGTGTCGGGCTTGAAGCCTTCAGCGGCTATCGGAGGATCGAGCTGATTTCTGGCCACCGGCAGCATCGGGCGTGATCGGACGACGAGAAGGCGAAGCGGGCGCGAACATCTTGGAGGTGATCATAATGGCGTCAGCCGAGGCCTGTCGACGGTTTGCGCCGCGTCGCTGGCGTTGTCCGCGCGAGGGGTATGCCTACCCAGTTTCATTCCGGTCGAGGTCGAGGTAGCGCCGCGCGAGCCGATGGCGCCTGCGGGATTGACGTCGACCTTCGGGCGGGACGTGTTGCGTTTCGCGGCGGCATCGCCCCGCGCATTGGCCGCGGTCCTGCCGCACCGCGAAATGTGGAGCAGCAAGACCGTCGTTGCAGTTATCCGGAGGGAACGTGGACCTGGAGCGTTTGGCGCGTCCTTAGTTGATCTCCTGACGCCGCCGGGTCGCAACGTTTGTTTTGGTCGGGTGACCTCATGCCCTGGACGACAGGCCGGGCTCCGAAAGCTTCGAGCGTGGCCCACCTTCTCACAAAGAAGCGAACCTTGTTTCCCACAACCCGTAAAGGCAACGAATGACCACTTATGTCCTGACAGCAACGTGTCAATCAACGCGAGGAATAGTAGCCGCCGTATCCAGTTTTCTTTGCGAACTGGGTTGCAATATCGTCGATAGCTCGCAATTCGACGATCTTAGCACTGGCCGCTTCTTTATGCGCGTCTCATTCATATCCGAGGACGGGCAACGAGCCGAAGCACTCGCCGAGGAGCTAAGACCAATCGCCGAAAAATTTCAAATGGAAGCAGAGCTTCACATACCAACGCAAAGGATGAAGGCGCTATTGATGGTCTCGCGCTTTGGCCATTGCCTCAACGACCTTCTGTATCGTTGGCGGATTGGGGCTCTGCCGATCGACATCGTTGGCGTCGTCTCAAATCATTTCGACTACCAAAAGGTCGTGGTGAACCATGACATTCCCTTTCACCACATTAAGGTGACGAAGGAAAACAAGCCGCAGGCCGAAGCCCAGATCATACAGTTGGTTGAAAGCTCAGGCACCGAACTGATCGTGCTTGC is part of the Mesorhizobium sp. L-2-11 genome and harbors:
- a CDS encoding sarcosine oxidase subunit gamma family protein, which gives rise to MSEFRVTLRPALATMRPIVSDRIALEALAEGHVIHVLGKPGDEGLAARLGLLSDGSKQAVRAGGPGQWFLIGNRMKSHAELSALFQALKPDAFGVDQSQGRVRMLAKGPMVERVLAKGTAVDLSLAAFPVGHSTTTLIGHIAAHVTRVGDDAFEIMVLRGFAESLWDDLARMCAEYV
- a CDS encoding pyrroline-5-carboxylate reductase family protein, which translates into the protein MAGINLTTLSPQIGTERIVRSLPNAAAEVRQSYTPRVASPNLTDKDRVVAERIISAWGEADELRSVLDVAYFIGLTVSGPAFPALLARAMARDAVARVIDPGRLRAGRHARAERCRGTLSTQFRRT
- a CDS encoding sarcosine oxidase subunit delta → MASLIPCPHCGSRPKEEFTVKGAALARPAPDAGKEAWVDYVYLRDNPRGVYEEYWHHTSGCRRWLVVTRDTATHEIEASRDAALAQG
- the purU gene encoding formyltetrahydrofolate deformylase, whose translation is MTTYVLTATCQSTRGIVAAVSSFLCELGCNIVDSSQFDDLSTGRFFMRVSFISEDGQRAEALAEELRPIAEKFQMEAELHIPTQRMKALLMVSRFGHCLNDLLYRWRIGALPIDIVGVVSNHFDYQKVVVNHDIPFHHIKVTKENKPQAEAQIIQLVESSGTELIVLARYMQVLSDAMCHKMSGKIINIHHSFLPSFKGANPYKQAYERGVKLIGATAHYVTADLDEGPIIEQDTVRVTHAQSAEDYVSIGRDVESQVLARAVHAHIHHRVFLNGNRTVVFPASPGSYASERMG
- a CDS encoding sarcosine oxidase subunit alpha family protein; translation: MTSYRLQNGGIIDRQASLSFSFDGKRMLGFAGDSLASALLANGQLLVGRSFKYHRPRGILTAGAAEPNALVTIGRGGRTEPNTRATMQELFQGLEAKSQNRWPSLDFDIGSLNSLLSPFLGAGFYYKTFMWPAPFWEKVYEPFIRKAAGLGKASYEADPDTYEKCWAHCDLLIIGAGPAGLAAALTAGRSGARVILADEHSMLGGSLLSETARIGDATAVEFVRQMTAELESLPNIRILDRTTVFGWYDGNVFGAVERVQKHVALPQAKLPVERLWRIAAKQALLATGAEGRPLVFGGNDIPGVMMAGAMRTYLNRYGVAPGREVAIFTTNDSGYALALDLEARGIVPVAIIDSRAEGCPAYAGRGRVLKGALVSDAKGGKALSAIEILKGGSKETLKVDALAVAGGFSPIIHIACHRGGKPVWSDEQAAFLAPERLNGLQLAGAALGAAGIAASLAIGAAKASVMVSDMGFSATPVSLGTVEGDMAAQTRPTKALWTIPGVKGKAFVDFQNDIHRKDLGLAVQEGYGDVELAKRYTTLGMATDQGKLSNVNAIGLLAEARGVSPADVGTTTFRPFYTPVSFGALTGAYHGFHFQPVRKSPLHDWAKKNDAVFVETGLWYRSSWFRRYGETTWRESVDREVKNARINAGLCDVSMLGKIEVCGKDAAEFLKRVYSNAFLKLPVGKARYGLMLREDGMIHDDGTTSRLSDHHFFMTTTTAYAAGVMNHLEFCSQALWPELDVRLASATDQWAQMAIAGPKSRTILQKIVDEDISNAAFPFLAAKEVSLFGGQLHGRLFRISFSGELAYEVAVPAGYGESVADALMEAGREHGIQPYGVEALGVMRIEKGHVTHNEINGTVVPGDLGFGKMVSAAKEDFIGKAMVGREGLVAPDRPQLVGVMPLDSSTSFRNGSHILAKDAAPILENGQGYVTSSAYSPHVGSTIGLALVKRGSERHGEEVMIWNGLRDEFTRGRLCHPVFVDLENEKLHV
- a CDS encoding GlxA family transcriptional regulator translates to MVSIETNALHRIGFLLVPNFALMSYASASEPLRAANLIAGIPLYDAVPVSSSGDPVRSSSGLNVECGDLLVQGSACHTLFVCAGGSPRDWVDREGLYGTLRKLSRQGIRIGGISSGAYLLAAAGLLDNRDFTIHWEHAGLLKEAFPRLSPRQARYVIDGDRITCGGGIAPLDMMHAMISERMGSHFARRVSDWYLHTAVGEPTASQRSSAAERFGTHHPALLTILEKMEAAIEQPLSRDAMAKVAGVSVRHLNRLFADHLEIGFLEAYRNVRLDHARRLLEQSPLSVSEIAFATGFSSAGHFSKVFTARFSITPGRLRDRIRESKR
- a CDS encoding sarcosine oxidase subunit beta family protein; amino-acid sequence: MRYSALSLFLNALRGNKAWAPAWRQPDPKSRYDVIIVGGGGHGLATAYYLAKEFGITNVAVLEKGYIGGGNVGRNTTIIRSNYLLPGNNPFYELSMKLWEGLEQDFNFNAMVSQRGVLNLYHSDAQRDAYTRRGNAMLLHGVDAELLDREAVRAKLPFLNFDNARFPIQGGLLQRRGGTVRHDAVAWGYARGADMRGVDIIQHCEVTGIRRENGKVVGVETTRGFVGCGGLALTAAGNSSRVAEMADIKLPIESHVLQAFVSEGLKPFLDSVVTFGAGHFYVSQSDKGGLVFGGDIDGYNSYAQRGNLATVEHVAEAGKAMIPGISRVRVLRSWGGVMDMSMDGSPIIDRTHIDNLYLNAGWCYGGFKATPASGLCFAHLMARGTPHETARAFRLDRFERGYLIDEKGQGAQPNLH